GTTTAGCTCACTATTATTATATCAAGCACCTACTCCAACACCAGCATCCAACTTTACTTTTTCTCAAGATTCATGTcccttctcttttcattttagttgcttgtttaatttatttggcTATATTCCTTTAGGGAGAAAATCAAGGCTATCTGTTTCTTTTATGTAGTTTAACTCAATAACTATTACAAGAGATCTAGCAGTAATCTTCCAAGGTCACCCTTGCCTGCTGAAGCCACCAATTTGTTAAGATGAATGGATCAATATTAATTTCAGCCTTTAAACAGCTTTTCTAGCCTGTCAGTGTCGttcaatatattaataatgtgaTTTATCAACATGATGATGGatagataattatatttttttatgtatgtgGTTAAGAATTTGACTCAGATCTCTGTACAAAATAGTAGCATTTATCACAAGAGGTTGGTCCTTGGATGAATTTTAGTAATTAACTCTATAAAATATTAGTCTGTAACTCTTCACAgaaaaaataatgtgatttCGTGGACCAGAATAATTTACTAGAATAGAGTATGTAGTAACCTATGATCATGTATGAGACGTGGGATTAATTAGGCATGCTAATGTGGCTAGTTTTCCGAAAGGGGTATCCCAAGAGAGTATAATATTTGTCAATTTCCATCCCCGGAAAATTTAATGGAAAACTGCTCCgaaaaaagaaacatgaaaCGTGATTACAACATTCTTTTCAAGAAAagtattttatcatatttttcctTCATGTATAAGAAGGTTAATTAAGAGATTAAAAGAACTTGTTGCAATCAAGGTTAAAGTACATGTCACGAGAATAAATAAAAGCCAATTGAGAGAGCAATAGTTTCTTATAACTGAGTTCTCCGAACATTCAAATTAGTATAGATCCCAAAATGaccttagttaaaaaaaaaaaaagtgagaatttttaagtctgaaattttttatcttccACGTCTAGGCATTTCTATCTGCACAGACGACATTCCCCTGCAGCACGTGTTTAGTCTTTAGTCTTCGAGCATATACCTATTTTAAAAATGCCAACTAATTTATCTCCGAAAAGAAAATGCCAACTAATATTATGGAATTTCGTTGCCTTTTAATTGTTTCTactatttgttaattaattcttaatgGATGATAGTGATAGGTCCCCTCACCGAATCATGAAGAGCAAGCAACTCTTCAAGAAGGTTGGTATCACACTCATCCCATGTTCATAGGGTAGAATAGATAAGCATACAATGCTTCGAAGTGAATTTATAGGAAGAAGGGAATTATTTATTGAGTCCCTGCAATATATTGATTGAACGAATGACACCATAGAATGAGATGtcgaaattttttaattattaagttttaattaacaattttggagttcagaaaattagaagaataacatgtaatttcataaattatattagaaTATGTGTCACAATTCTATTGAATAAGAAAATACTAATTTCCTCCTTTCTCTATATATACAATTTCTAGTTCTAGCAAACGGAAAAATTAACTTCCATTGTGATCACTTGTCAATATCTTCATAGAGCAACAAGttaaaaagaatatgaaattCCTTATTTTTACTAACATAGGAAGGGAGTGGTGATTAGCATATCGCAATATATTGCAAGgatataataatattcaaatTCTAAAAAGGCACCTGTATTAAATACATGTTTACGATAATGTCTGTATGCATGCACTTGTTAAAAACGTGTTCACGTACCATCAaccagtaaaaaaagaaaaaaaaaagaattattaataGCATCAACCAGTAAAGGCTCCCTTTCATGGATCCCTCAATAGCTATTACCTATATGGCTATATCAGTTATGGGTGCTTCCTATCAATATTTGCACCCTAAAATCTCACGGTTCTGGCACATATATAGCCCTTCTTTATTTGTTCGGCtattatcaaaatcaaaataaaattatcttccATATATAAAAAGctaaattattttgtgtttttcatataaaatttataacatatttgaattataatttgtaaactACTATTTATTTTGGTGTAACGGAAAAGTTATTAGTATTTGTTTTTGACTTCTTGTGAATTTATGATTGTTTAAGACTTAAAATATGTCTAAATGATATACAACATAATTGTTgtgattttgttatatttaaatataagttaGTATTGTATTACaaatttgattctttatttttttttcaaaaaaatgagacaatctttatttgtatttttcttctcGTGTAATTACCTATCTTTCTTGTCACACATGAgacaatttttaatcaatttttttatttaattaattgtgaaattaaagaaaatttcaaatttctttaattatttttatcaatattcaaaattttcaaattaactaaagacatttgtaaattaattatcattaaaatgatattttattaaccaaattaatttttaaaaaattcaatattaaaatttactcttatatatttatattttacaagaCATGTGCCATACTTGCAATATGgtagataaaattaaatttacatgtCCTAAATTGATATTACATATATTAGAGTTGCGTAAACTATAGTTGAGGCTTGCTGTTAACAATTAATGTGAATTGATAGGAAGGTGTTTTCCCATTGAGTCCCATATATCCTGAAAGAGAACTTGTCCTTTTCGTGCAGAGTAACGTTATTCCCACAATATTTCAAGTATTACGAAAATAGTAGTATATaataccaacaaaaaaaatagtaatatatattctactactaattaatttttcccACACTTCTGAGTTCTGACAATCTTTCTCTCTTTGTCTTTGTTTACATTATGATCGTTACAgctgaattatttagaatacaTTGTTTAaactattaaatatttcaattatggtatattattaattaatttaattataaaattttactaaaTTATAGATATTTATCATTTGAACTTTTTATGCGTGAATGGCACGTAGACTGATGAGTTAAGTTGCTCATTTGTAGTCCAATAAATGTGACCACTAAACAACTTTGATGCATGTAATATTTGTGGAAAAACTATAGagattaaatagaaaataattttctctaCAAATTAGATCGAAACTATGGACATCTATAGATTCAAGCTTTCTTCTTGACACTCACAATTTAAGACATCGATTAAATTGTGTGAGAAGAACATGCTATACTATGCATTATTGTGCGGAAAAAATCTAATACCTTTCTTTGTAAAATTCCTAGATTACATGTTAATGTCCTCCCTTATTCAATTACAACTACTATCCAATTATCTAATTACAACTTTCAATAGCTCCCCTAATTGGGTCTTAGTGCACAAATCGACCAGCTTCACCGGATCCAGAGAGAACGCAAGGAAACTTGAGTAATACACCCTGTGATTAAACATAGTTCGTTGTCTGATCACCAactccaaaataaataaacactgTCCCACGTAAAAATCCGATAGAGAATGTAAATAATTGAAGGACCGTGGCAAGCCCGTGAGAATATGAGGATGCGTTTCGCAAAATTTAGATGTGCCGGCCACAGGGTCTATGCCTATGAGTGCTGAAAATTTGAGGTTTGTTTGGCATGATCTAGTGCCACAGCAAATGCAGTTTTTCCACCGTGGCCTGATAGAACTAGTTTCTCCAATTTGGCTTTAACGTTCTCAAGAAGTAGAGGTTGAAACCCCTCAACTAGCCAATCCACAACTTTTCCTGCAAATTTAATTTGACTGGGTCCAACACAGGCAAACACATTGCAAAACTAGCATTGGAAAGGCAAAAGCTATGTTAGAGAACcccaaaaggaattaaaaatattttttttatattaatgatgTGTCATCAGTTATTTGTATAGAtggattatttttgttttaattaaccATTTTATTCATCAAAGAAAATAGATTCTGATT
This region of Glycine max cultivar Williams 82 chromosome 7, Glycine_max_v4.0, whole genome shotgun sequence genomic DNA includes:
- the LOC100804059 gene encoding chlorophyllase-2, with amino-acid sequence MAQRAQPVLATTDVFQKGDIHWKQFNVETSTASSSPPKPLLIFTPAVPGSYPFCNVFACVGPSQIKFAGKVVDWLVEGFQPLLLENVKAKLEKLVLSGHGGKTAFAVALDHAKQTSNFQHS